In Vicinamibacteria bacterium, a single window of DNA contains:
- a CDS encoding phosphatase PAP2 family protein, with translation MGTATLGLRFGGVFLFLSVCVSADDEARDSTLGARAATASPQEATPERPEPSPNFFRQIGRDFGDVFTKKDNLFVLAGGGGASLAASTLDDEIANGSFNSEINGGTGLDNAFEAGEILGGALVQVGGAAAIWGVGKLASSPGAETLGRELVRAQIVTQSLTFGLKVAVSRERPDGSNQRSFPSGHASGTFATATVLHRRYGWKVGVPAYAVAGYVGASRLNEGAHYLSDVVFGATVGILVGRSLSLEIADSRIEIGPMATPGGFGVQARLVR, from the coding sequence GTGGGAACAGCAACTCTAGGCCTACGGTTCGGCGGGGTCTTTTTGTTCCTGAGCGTCTGCGTCTCGGCCGACGACGAAGCCCGGGATTCGACTCTCGGTGCTCGAGCGGCGACCGCGAGCCCGCAGGAAGCGACTCCGGAGCGCCCCGAGCCCTCACCCAACTTCTTTCGTCAGATCGGTAGAGATTTCGGGGACGTCTTTACGAAAAAAGACAATCTTTTCGTCCTCGCCGGGGGCGGCGGCGCGAGTCTTGCCGCCAGTACCCTCGACGATGAGATCGCGAACGGCAGCTTCAACTCCGAGATCAACGGAGGGACGGGACTCGACAACGCCTTCGAGGCGGGCGAGATCCTGGGTGGCGCTCTCGTTCAAGTTGGCGGCGCCGCTGCAATCTGGGGTGTGGGGAAGCTCGCGTCGAGCCCAGGGGCCGAGACGCTCGGCCGCGAGCTCGTGCGCGCGCAGATCGTCACCCAGTCGCTCACGTTCGGCCTCAAAGTGGCCGTATCACGCGAGCGACCCGACGGATCCAATCAGCGATCGTTTCCATCGGGCCACGCGTCCGGGACTTTCGCGACGGCGACGGTGCTCCATCGACGCTACGGATGGAAAGTCGGCGTTCCCGCCTATGCGGTGGCGGGCTACGTGGGTGCTTCCCGCCTGAACGAGGGAGCCCATTACCTCAGTGACGTCGTCTTCGGGGCGACGGTCGGGATCCTGGTGGGTCGGTCGTTGTCGCTCGAGATCGCCGATTCGCGAATCGAGATCGGCCCGATGGCGACCCCCGGTGGTTTTGGAGTCCAGGCGCGGCTAGTTCGCTGA
- a CDS encoding DUF5916 domain-containing protein, with amino-acid sequence MQRRNYFFSIFVPLAFFLTFVTQAFAQSGEEPEEPAAEEASQQEEEAEEPIERPRLRVGFIAREDVQLDGVLSEPAWATAESSENLVVVEPEEGGEPAGETIIRVLGNPDELIIGVACHDPNPAGIVAFSKARDDELDNEDHITIVLDTFLDNRTGYVFAINPNAARFDGLVISQGEDVNSDWDAVWEAKTTRDEEGWTAEIRIPIKSIGYRKGLINWGFNLERRVQRLQETSRWSGASQDYEVAQTSRAGLLTELPDFDFGWGLSIRPAITGGASKESPDADRELTGDPSLDVTQRLGPNLLSSVTVNTDFAETEVDARQTNLTRFEIEFPEKRTFFLEGSDIFQFGWGLDETMVPFYSRRIGLLFEEGEGGGDGLQIPIDVGGKVNGRVGNTNVGALVVRTRNVSGLDLGEATMGSVRIRQNILAESSVGMIATAGDQIGRTGSWLTGADFRYQTSEFRGEKNLIASFFGATTNREDFEERKNAYGFSVDYPNDLLDMSITSTRLDDGFDPSLGFVPRSGVHIWEGGVDFAPRPNWALVRQMFHEASFYLVNDLENQWESYHVGIVPVNWLLESGDSFEVGWSPEGDRPDEDFELFESEEKVVTVEAGSYTWNRYHVAGALADKRRVSGELRYAFGQFYGGDLESFIGTLFLNWPLISVELGAERNIGSLPDGDFTQNLYSGRFAVKVSADLNFSSFIQYDNESESLGTNTRMRWTFDPLGDLFVVYNHNLQRSLSDPMTRIWEYDSNELLVKLQYTWRN; translated from the coding sequence ATGCAGCGTCGGAACTACTTCTTCTCTATTTTTGTACCTCTTGCCTTCTTTTTGACGTTCGTCACTCAAGCGTTTGCACAGTCTGGCGAGGAGCCCGAAGAGCCCGCCGCCGAGGAGGCATCCCAACAGGAAGAAGAAGCGGAAGAGCCCATCGAGCGACCCCGGCTCCGGGTCGGTTTCATCGCCAGAGAAGACGTTCAGTTGGATGGCGTGCTGTCCGAGCCTGCCTGGGCGACGGCTGAGTCCAGCGAGAATCTGGTCGTGGTCGAGCCCGAGGAAGGCGGGGAGCCGGCGGGAGAGACCATCATCCGGGTTCTGGGCAATCCCGACGAGCTGATCATCGGCGTCGCCTGCCACGATCCCAATCCCGCGGGCATTGTCGCCTTTTCCAAAGCGAGAGACGACGAGCTCGACAACGAGGATCACATCACCATCGTCCTGGATACGTTTCTCGATAATCGCACTGGCTACGTGTTTGCCATCAATCCCAATGCTGCCCGCTTCGATGGTCTGGTGATTTCCCAGGGCGAAGACGTGAACAGCGATTGGGATGCCGTCTGGGAAGCGAAGACTACCCGAGACGAAGAAGGTTGGACGGCGGAGATCCGTATTCCCATCAAGAGCATCGGTTATCGAAAAGGGCTCATCAACTGGGGCTTCAACCTCGAACGGCGGGTGCAGCGTCTGCAGGAGACCAGCCGCTGGTCCGGCGCCAGCCAGGATTACGAGGTCGCGCAAACGAGCCGTGCCGGACTCCTGACCGAGCTTCCGGACTTCGACTTCGGCTGGGGCTTGAGCATTCGTCCCGCCATTACCGGGGGCGCCTCCAAAGAATCTCCCGACGCGGATCGGGAGCTCACCGGCGACCCGAGCCTCGACGTGACTCAGAGACTCGGTCCCAATCTTCTGTCGTCGGTAACGGTCAACACGGATTTTGCCGAGACCGAAGTGGACGCCCGTCAAACCAACTTGACGCGATTCGAGATTGAGTTCCCGGAGAAGCGGACGTTCTTCCTCGAGGGGTCGGATATCTTTCAATTCGGCTGGGGCCTGGACGAAACCATGGTACCTTTTTACAGCCGTCGCATCGGCCTCCTGTTCGAAGAGGGAGAAGGGGGGGGCGACGGCCTCCAGATCCCGATCGACGTCGGCGGCAAAGTGAACGGCCGGGTGGGCAATACCAACGTCGGCGCGCTCGTGGTGCGGACGCGCAACGTGTCGGGTCTCGACCTCGGGGAGGCGACCATGGGCTCGGTACGCATCCGGCAGAACATCCTGGCGGAATCTTCCGTCGGCATGATCGCCACCGCGGGAGATCAAATCGGCCGGACCGGGAGTTGGTTGACGGGAGCGGACTTTCGTTACCAGACGTCGGAATTCCGCGGAGAGAAGAATCTCATCGCCAGCTTTTTCGGGGCGACTACCAACCGTGAGGATTTCGAGGAGCGCAAAAACGCCTACGGGTTCTCCGTCGACTACCCCAACGACTTGCTGGATATGTCGATCACCTCCACCCGTCTCGACGACGGCTTCGACCCCTCGCTCGGTTTCGTGCCTCGAAGCGGCGTGCATATCTGGGAAGGGGGTGTGGATTTCGCTCCCCGGCCCAACTGGGCACTCGTGCGGCAGATGTTCCACGAGGCGTCGTTCTATCTCGTCAACGATCTGGAGAATCAATGGGAGAGCTACCACGTGGGTATCGTTCCGGTGAACTGGCTCCTCGAGAGCGGCGACAGCTTCGAGGTCGGCTGGTCGCCCGAAGGGGACCGGCCCGACGAGGATTTCGAGCTCTTCGAGAGCGAGGAAAAAGTCGTGACCGTCGAAGCGGGCTCCTACACCTGGAACCGTTACCACGTTGCCGGAGCTCTGGCGGACAAGCGCCGGGTGAGCGGTGAGCTCCGATACGCGTTCGGTCAATTCTACGGGGGCGATCTCGAGTCATTCATAGGAACGCTCTTTCTGAACTGGCCTCTCATCTCGGTGGAGCTCGGAGCCGAGCGCAACATCGGTTCGCTTCCGGATGGAGACTTCACGCAAAACTTGTACAGCGGCCGGTTCGCGGTCAAGGTATCCGCGGATCTGAATTTCAGCAGCTTCATCCAGTACGACAACGAGAGCGAGTCGCTGGGAACGAACACCCGGATGCGCTGGACGTTCGATCCCCTCGGGGATCTGTTCGTCGTCTACAACCACAACCTCCAGCGCTCGCTCAGCGACCCGATGACCCGGATCTGGGAATACGATTCCAACGAGCTGCTGGTGAAGCTCCAGTACACCTGGCGGAACTAG